The following are encoded in a window of Trichocoleus sp. genomic DNA:
- the mnmA gene encoding tRNA 2-thiouridine(34) synthase MnmA: MSKVVVGLSGGVDSSVAAAALHRQGYEVVGLTLWLMKGKGQCCSEGMVDAAQLCEELGIPHHIVDSREVFEKYIIDYLVSGYGAGITPLPCSQCNKAVKFGPMLQYAREELGIDRIATGHYARITPDPQTDRYQLRRAIDSTKDQSYFLYDLSQEILAHVVFPLGEQTKTETRRMAAEFNLHTAEKPESQDLCLIEAHGSMKTFLDKFLPPQKGEIVDPSGKVLGQHEGIHHYTIGQRRGIGIAHSEPLYVIGIDAGKNRVIVGDRTQAQNTECTVQQVNWVSIAEPTAPIRAEVQIRYRSVAVPCTVMPLADARVKIIFDDPQFSITPGQAAVWYHGDVLLGGGIIEREGNG; this comes from the coding sequence ATGAGTAAAGTTGTTGTCGGTCTCTCCGGCGGAGTCGATAGTTCAGTTGCAGCGGCAGCCCTCCACCGTCAGGGCTATGAAGTAGTTGGTTTAACCCTTTGGTTGATGAAGGGAAAGGGTCAGTGCTGCTCTGAAGGCATGGTCGATGCGGCGCAACTTTGCGAGGAATTAGGCATTCCGCATCATATTGTGGACAGCCGAGAAGTTTTTGAGAAATACATTATTGATTACCTGGTCAGCGGATATGGGGCAGGCATTACGCCCCTGCCTTGCTCTCAGTGCAACAAAGCGGTGAAGTTTGGTCCGATGCTGCAATATGCCCGCGAGGAGTTGGGCATCGATCGCATTGCCACCGGACACTATGCCCGCATCACGCCAGATCCACAAACCGATCGATATCAGCTACGACGGGCGATCGATTCTACAAAAGACCAGTCGTACTTTTTGTATGATCTGAGCCAAGAGATTTTGGCGCATGTGGTCTTTCCTTTAGGCGAGCAGACGAAAACAGAAACGCGCCGCATGGCAGCAGAATTTAATCTGCACACTGCCGAAAAGCCAGAAAGCCAGGATCTTTGTCTGATTGAAGCTCATGGCTCAATGAAGACCTTCCTCGATAAGTTTCTGCCGCCTCAAAAGGGCGAAATTGTTGATCCGTCTGGCAAAGTGCTGGGTCAGCATGAAGGCATCCATCACTACACGATCGGGCAACGGCGAGGCATTGGCATTGCTCACTCAGAGCCTTTGTATGTCATTGGCATTGATGCCGGAAAAAATCGTGTGATTGTGGGCGATCGAACCCAGGCACAAAACACTGAATGTACTGTGCAGCAAGTCAATTGGGTTTCCATTGCCGAACCCACTGCTCCCATCCGGGCAGAAGTCCAAATTCGCTATCGATCGGTGGCAGTTCCCTGTACGGTGATGCCCTTAGCAGATGCGCGAGTCAAGATCATCTTTGATGACCCACAGTTCAGCATCACTCCTGGTCAGGCAGCCGTCTGGTATCACGGAGATGTGCTATTGGGTGGGGGAATTATTGAGCGAGAGGGGAATGGGTAA
- a CDS encoding DUF2996 domain-containing protein, with product MSDETTPKPAETAPAAEAKPKAPKKEKPPALEDKPFLELMNQHFLPGLQQMLGKMGIQDVDLTLEQRELPIRGMDSSKLWQVIGKWRSGDRRQFFIIFSKEDIQAPKFFCYSDTSAPPSTLESFMIDERKVTLDLLLFYAVQRLNGQKWLVRN from the coding sequence ATGTCAGACGAAACAACCCCCAAGCCTGCTGAAACTGCTCCTGCGGCGGAAGCAAAGCCCAAAGCTCCAAAAAAGGAAAAACCACCAGCTCTGGAAGATAAGCCTTTTTTAGAGTTAATGAACCAGCATTTTTTACCCGGATTGCAGCAAATGCTCGGCAAAATGGGCATTCAGGATGTTGACCTCACCCTCGAGCAACGCGAACTCCCAATTCGAGGCATGGATAGCTCCAAACTGTGGCAGGTGATTGGAAAATGGCGATCGGGCGATCGACGACAGTTCTTTATCATCTTCTCCAAAGAAGACATCCAGGCTCCCAAGTTCTTCTGCTACTCCGATACCAGCGCTCCTCCCAGCACCCTTGAATCTTTCATGATTGACGAACGGAAAGTCACGCTCGATTTGCTACTGTTCTATGCAGTTCAGCGATTGAATGGTCAAAAATGGCTGGTTAGAAATTAA